The Procambarus clarkii isolate CNS0578487 chromosome 15, FALCON_Pclarkii_2.0, whole genome shotgun sequence genomic interval ggtcaacatgagagagagaatgagggtcaacatgagagagtgggtcaacatgatatatattttaaataattacttattaccttcatgaagaaatactgatggcgtcaacggtgtattgtgaagtgtagtcttcactggagactgcttttgtaggactgttctattagctgaaaaggagttatgtttatttcaaacactttttaaccaaataatatttttaagactttaatatagtttgaactaacatgagagaggtgggggtcaacATGAAATACACATTTTAAAAATTAACTTATTACCTTCATGAGGAAATACTGATGGCGTTGAAGGTGTATTGTGAAGTGTAGTCTTCACTGGAGACGGCTTTTGTAGGACTGTTCTATTAGCTGAAAAGGAGTTATGCTTATTTCAAACACTTGTtaaccaaaatatatttttaagactttaatatagtttgaactaacatgagagaggtgggggtcaatatgagatacatattttaaaaattaacttaaggtaagggacaaattaacacgtaaggtaaaggtaagataaaggacaaattaacacgtaagggacaaacaaaaagaaaagtaaTAACAAACCTGCTTGTTTCTAGTGACTAGATCAAAGGAAAACCAAAATTTCCCTGAACTGTGACAAGTGAAAAGCACCTGCTAGACAAAGTGGGTAAAGTTCACTAGACCCCATATGCACATAAAAGAATAATATACTtaatattaaacaattagaaataaaCACATATTTCTATACAGAAATTCCAGATAAGCATAAAAATTACTCAAAGCTTCTAGTACTTGAAGAAGgaattaaacaaaacaaaaaaaacaaaaaacagcaagaactaagtttagagcagtttttagttttttttaaaccaaaagcataaataaccaaacaaaggaagcatggttaaatatcaatttagaacttttaatgttatttactaCTAATCCTTACATTCACTTAATATACCAGAATAATATGGTATTTGCGGAGGACTTATTTCTTTTGAAGGTGTATTCTCATATGAAGATGGCGAACACTTCTTCTTGGATTGAGACGAGTGatgattgcctgaaattatttaaattgcttaatgtattgaatggcatttttcaagttgcaaattttttttaaattactgtagtagGTTATCAATGCTTACGTTTGTTATTCTCGGAATTCTCTTCTTCATATTTGAAGCATGGTTTCCTTTTTCGTTGTCGAGGATAGCCCATATCGTCTTCAGTTTCGACATTTGAAGTGTCTTCCGCAGCTAAGCATCTTCGTTTTGCAACGTCAAaatcatctgtaataattgaatataattagtaatatatcagcgagatatatatttatcgttacctagtagagtagtgaacactaagaaataacttaaatcttaataattataaatttaatacctACCAGTTGTTGATAGGATTGTTGATACGACATGCACTCGCCAATTTGTCGTGTCTGGCTTTTCGTgcttttgggcactaactgtatgcctgctctgtggccaccagcACAATATTTTTTCCTGAAAAGTCGAAATAAACTGTTACATGCTAATTTTAGCActaatttggaatatttttaaagcaactcaatatatgcaattttttAGTTTCAAAGTAATGCTTACATCATCAGATTTTTCAATCCAGGTTGTGGAGATGATACCCACACTACGATCATTGAAGCCTACCACTGCATACCGCTTTTCAGATGTCATCTACAAAATTGAAAAATCTTATTAAGGGTTgttctccccaaaaaaagaaattagcataaagttggtaatagatttacttgattgtgtcaatcatagattagccacatttgtaaatgattttcggttggtataaacagtagctgccatgtatggactaaaaggcttaatacagttttatctcttaatgtgctctcaaaatattaataattttcatgaaatacagggtaatgggatttttaaacaggtaaatattggtcaaaagataatagctttaataaaaaacaaaattgtgaatctcattaacttacaatattagttCAAACTATTATTAAAGCATGGATACAGTATTTAAATACGTACTTGTCATAAGTCATGTAGTATTGACAGAAAAGTATTTGCGCTTTCTGTCTCGATCATCATACCTGTGCGGTTTAGTTTTCTTGCTGGAATCACCTTCATGGATGAATTCCTAGTAAGAACCTTAAATGCTCCAATTAATTTGGAGTTACAAGGTTTCTCAAAGAGAGGTATACTTCTCGAATATACCCTGCAAAGGAACATGCTGTCTCCATTTTCATCGGTGTCACTGGCAGTGTCCAAAACTTGGCAGCAAGTTTCATTATTCAGCAAATAGGCATTGTTTGGTGCCTTGGTATATATTTTATGTTCTGTATTTGGTGTATAAATcctttgagcatgctgcatctctttcagcctctttgcaatttgaacaagagggtttttacttgatcgaaccatattcttaacctgctgcaggtaattttcaaatggaaatgctgaacatctgtccaaactaccaaactctttggcatcagaggatatgtgtgttaggcagtgtacattgtacactaaaaaatccttaccatacagctcacgagcctttaacacaaagtacagcaaaagatcatgtgcatattggctgtaatttaactgaatcaatttaggtgatacaagaatagaaatggctacactcagagtcaggaaatggtcatacaattctttgggtaagattcccttcagtacaatcttaccggtgtagagaaggagttgcctgtattcagtcgctttccatctatcaacctctgaaagacttcgaggtttacgtGCAAAGTGCATAGGCACAAATTGTGTTAGTTGAATTAGACGCTGACTAATTTCATCAACTTGGCGAGCACATAATTTTACGTTTTTATTTCGTATCCAGGCAAGAAGTAACCTTTTCATAACCCCAAGACATATCTGATGCATATAGTCTATGGGAAAAGTACTcaccatatttatatttaagtCACAGAATGGTGATCTACCATGGTGATGTTGAGAATTAGATTGATTACGAAAATCTTCATCTGTTCCGAGTTGTAAATTTTTCACTTGTTGATAACTCATTCTTCCATTCCAAACACCCTCTTGGGTACATCTATCACACCCAAAGTAGCCAGAGTGGAGTTTGATTGCCTTCACCATTGCTTTTGCTGGGGCATCACATATGACTCCTTTTAGTTTTACTGGCAATGTTTTGTCATCATTTTTAAATCCATAgtgcataatttttttcaaatcctGAATGAATTCATTTAAAAAATCTAAATCACTAGGTTTAGAGCTTCCGTATGTGAGGACTACTGGGAAAACTCTTataggtttgacattattgatagcacAAAGAACAGGCCATAAACTTTCATTTTTACTTCTAAATATTGGCAAACCATCAATGTTGCAAATTAAAGATATTTCTGCCAAATCTCTTATTGTTGATTTAGGATACAGCCTTAAAGTTTTCAACATTTCCTCCTCTAACCCCAAGTAGATATACATCATGCCTGATTTAGTCTCAGTAGGTATATGTTTAACTGTATTCAGTAACGAACGAGCTGTTTTTGGCAAGTCAGCATGTCcctgttttctcaatttttttaataaattatcaatggcattgtgtgttatgccatatttattaacccatactaacaatacatctgataatgatttatcatcctcatcaccactgctctctgactctgatgatattgggtcatgctcatcaatcatgtcccaagtccaatctctctctctctgactttccAGAGATGATGCATCTTCATTGGCTCCACAACCAATATTAGGTTCTGAATTAGATGACAAAGCAGCATGGTCATCGTCTATGCTGTTTGTTGTAACATTGGCCAAAGGATCCTGATTCAACAACTGAATCTCAACCTCATCACTATTTTCATTTTTGCCACGCTGGGAcgcctgttcttttaggcgtcgctttttggcccgtgacatacgctgccatcttgtgtggtattctcttcttttttctataatgtgtgcatacattctgaaggagaaaggccaagtgctacattaccaattactattacaagattattagtaaagtactgtgctgcaaaaagcaaataaaatggggtaaactaaactttgaaaacaaataataattaaaacaggtaaattagtaaaataacaaaggcttaagcagacatgactctgcttaagccatgtaaagcagacagataagatggcaatatataaggggaaaaaattaaaaagctaggatataaaactaattgagatcaaaagcataaattactataggggaaaaaataacaaatgacttcataaaaaaattatccaattgccaacagcaacttggtagtacgagtctaagtctaagaaacaaacaaaatttaaatgctgttatctgcaatgaaacaatacatactattgcacgtaccgaaacattgatgaatgtaaaaaatagaggtgtgaaaaaaaggaggtgttataccaaaacagatgcagaactaggaaacaggatttcttcaacagaaattttgaaattgttcacaatttttgttagaccaaagttggagtatgcagcagttgtatggtgcccatatcttaagaagcatatcaacaaactggaaacggtgcagagacatgccactaactggaattaactaaatgccaaaaaatatgccaaatatactacataaatatacatactacacatgcacaataattgtcctgggtccaatgtcctgggacctctgatattcataatatatatatatatatatatatatatatatatatatatatatatatatatatatatatatatatatatatatatatatatatatatatatatatatatatatatagggccatcaacacacctccagctagggccaccaacacacctccagggccatcaacacgcctccagggccatcaacacaacaccaccatcaacacacctccagccagggccaccaacacacctccagggccaccaacacacctccagggccaccaccacacctccagggccatcaacacgcctccagggccatcaacacaacaccaccatcaacacacctccagccagggcaaccaacacacctccagggccaccaacacacctccagggccaccaacacacctccagggccatcaacacgcctccagggccatcaacacaacaccaccatcaacacacctccagccagggccaccaacacacctccagggccatcaacacgcctccagggccatcaacacaacaccaccatcaacacacctccagccagggccaccaacacacctccagggccaccaacacacctccagggccaccaacacacctccagggccatcaacacgcctccagggccatcaacacaacaccaccatcaacacacctccagccagggccaccaacacacctccagggccaccaacacacctccagggccaccaacacacctccagggccaccaacacgtctccagggccatcaacacacctccagggccaccaacacgcctccagggccatcaactcaacaccaccatcaacacacctctagccagggccatcaacacaacaccaccatcaacacacctccagccagggccatcaacacaccatccagcctaccaccacaagcttatatatatactacacatgtctaagagcaaataaaagaaaacagttaccttaactattgaagatgcagcaggattttgtggataagccaacagcagtccctctcgacacggttttaaaatggcggcgactaccacaacatgcaacgagcctaaagaatgtccagtgctagcattatctaaacgctattatatattatcaagcaatacggaaatctaaaataaaaaaaatgatacaaataattgtattaaatatttatttgcaattacaatacctcgggaatatatttttgcgttagcaaaacatattaagtttgtatttagtttaactcaaattaaaaaattctttacaaattcaatcatgtttttattcatgttgttcatgtttttatgttaaaatgtttttgttgatttgtttgtatattttcataagtaaagcatgcttaccgtcttattccaagttttatgataactttacaaggtttaaaacataaagttcaatatatattctggttttcacacaggaattatacgttaatataacatcataataacgtaatgatgtcgtgtaaataacgttatactgacgtcatataaatgttatatttatgttataagaacgtaaattggatagctttacagaaagtaaacaaaaaaaactaaatgttgactgaaaattatttattcttaaatataaagcatgaaaacattataattccatagcatttactattatttttaaatttttacataaatcttaaaaaattgtgtctcaagaatatatgtttttagttatatcctttggttttaagaacgtcagatatacgtatttatgtcaaaagttacagtattacctttgtgggaccatttaaaaacgtccacaaacgttctgtgtttgctggggtgcagcctgtgatccccgcctggctggatactgatacctaggtagttttcatgtgtccggacaccggcgataaggtggtattatttatttaatttaagagatatatatttttaaatgttgtcacattaacggctacatcttcttttcttctgacatatagatttttaagattaattaaaataaatggaaactaattatacaatttattggctggtgtgcagggcttcacactctcagagctagccatcaagtaactatcaaaacgcatatatcttcgttttcacttcagttatatttatgacaaaggattttaaatgtagcctatatttctacctttctgatgacataaataattttgttaattacaatatctagatcaaactaaaattgattttcaaaaggttgtatattttccatcaatggagagcatcagccaagaagccgtctttaaaatatgaatatctttcctcacccaataagatctaatctctgaataaaacgcaaaaaaaaaaagacttgattgtaacttatccaccgctgcccattggatggggaagagggggttatgtgtaggaaaaacatatcaattgtgacactagccctccatatatgtcagttgcttaaattataaactgtacttgtggtcggtctcgagcccattgttgatgtgacgatgtgcattgacttttgtaactagcttatcaagattataacttgcttggctatatgaattgtggggctcagtccctgagcccaatactgtatgtgcctctgtaacactccactatcgctcataggatgggtatggggtgcataataaatgaactaaactaagctctgccattttgataacatatacaattataagctttatttgtgaagctcaattaattaaacaatatatcacagagcctgtagggttcggtgagatgagcgaagagacatgggagattttacataagtacagtacatggtagtttaagtagcgaacgcatgtcaacaaataacgagtatatataacaaaactattgtcctaagaagtcgatttaacttccaaacatatattttttttaataaatgttaaatgttttctggctagttatgttagattttattaaaaatacgtattctacttgttaacattataatttaaatttgtgataatttgtgcggagaagtgcgacaactggatatgccaacaaacactttcttcttcttcttcttgatagtaggtgcagtttgcatgaagggtttgtccaaaacactttccaaacaacgatatatcttggataagtcgctccacaacattgacgcttggaccgtcgacttcctttgatgctacttatttaattatttcataataaaattatattagtttggagtaaatatatgttttctcatgttctgcatttagcacccacattatagtgagtaaatataccatattacttcattacttaaataatgctaagagggtttgagtagctttgggtctttagtggacagaatctccaatagatggggcgagagttgcCCCCATCTCTCGCccaagcaagagtcgaaacttaatttaaaattgatatatctttgttctcgaacatgatatatttcatttggtgcaatcataataatgttcatatctcggtctttctggaggcatataagattttaggctttattagcctatctttgttaattatacaatatatcggcaagtgcgttggcgtctgcactccatgcccgacaagctactgagcgctacataaaaacatatgtatcttcacttgagctataaatatgtatattgtaatgtatttaaaatgaagctcttatttctatcttgcttaagacatataaaacatttgtgtttattaacgaatttacgtgaaataaacattgttctgagagagagttgctctgtcgttcagtctgtacggggtgggagctccataatttttaaaatacatgtatcttcattagaactttaaatatgtctatggtaaagtgtttaaagtgaagcttatatgtctgcctttcttgagacatataaaacataaatgtttattaacgaattcacgtgaaataaacattgttctgagagagagttgctcggtcgatcaatctgtccggggtcaaagctcggctattataaaagtacacgtatcttcgctttaaacttAAATATGccgatggtaaggtatttagaatgaagcttatatttatatctttcttgtgacatataaaactcttacgtttattaaggaatctgtgtgaaataggcatggttctgagatgaatgctgcggttttcgagctcgacgagcaatgaaaactgtcccttttataaaactacaaatatcttcggttttacttaaaaaatttgtctggtagaggattAACATATAGATCGcatttctgtctttcttctgactaataaataattttggtttaataagtcatcaagatgttttcaacaatatttcacatgtatttcatgtgaacaatgtataTCAACAATACAAttcaacaaatacacacattggtacattattgcaaaggcactatactatacacacacacacacacatatatatatatatatatatatatatatatatatatatatatatatatatatatatatatatatatatatatacaactttagaacactttcccaccaggagactcgaaccctagccagcacagaagccttccagcaactggcataacaggtacgccttaaccctcttcaccacctgctcagacccttaaaagagatggtaatttcggagtatttaaataccacaaagatcaccagctcccaagagcactagagcaagtgaggggtcatttagacgttaatttcatcaagtccctgttaatatgggaagacacagtgtctatgcttaaggcacaactctcctaaacacgagagtcaagtatacaactttagaacactttcccaccaggagactcgaaccctagccagcacagaagccttccagcaactggcataacaggtacgccttaaccctcttcaccacctgctcagacccttaaaagagatggtaatttcggagtatttaaataccacaaagatcaccagctcccaagagcactagagcaagtgaggggtcatttagacgttaatttcatcaagtccctgttaatatgggaagacacagtgtctatgcttaaggcacaactctcctaaacacgagagtcaagtatacaactttagaacactttcccaccaggagactcgaaccctagccagcacagaagccttccagcaactggcataacaggtacgccttaaccctcttcaccacctgctcagacccttaaaagagatggtaatttcggagtatttaaataccacaaagatcaccagctcccaagagcactagagcaagtgaggggtcatttagacgttaatttcatcaagtccctgttaatatgggaagacacagtgtctatgcttaaggcacaactctcctaaacacgagagtcaagtatacaactttagaacactttcccaccaggagactcgaaccctagccagcacagaagccttccagcaactggcataacaggtacgccttaaccctcttcaccacctgctcagacccttaaaagagatggtaatttcggagtatttaaataccacaaagatcaccagctcccaagagcactagagcaagtgaggggtcatttagacgttaatttcatcaagtccctgttaatatgggaagacacagtgtctatgcttaaggcacaactctcctaaacacgagagtcaagtatacaactttagaacactttcccaccaggagactcgaaccctagccagcacagaagccttccagcaactggcataacaggtacgccttaaccctcttcaccacctgctcagacccttaaaagagatggtaatttcggagtatttaaataccacaaagatcaccagctcccaagagcactagagcaagtgaggggtcatttagacgttaatttcatcaagtccctgttaatatgggaagacacagtgtctatgcttaaggcacaactctcctaaacacgagagtcaagtatacaactttagaacactttcccaccaggagactcgaaccctagccagcacagaagccttccagcaactggcataacaggtacgccttaaccctcttcaccacctgctcagacccttaaaagagatggtaatttcggagtatttaaataccacaaagatcaccagctcccaagagcactagagcaagtgaggggtcatttagacgttaatttcatcaagtccctgttaatatgggaagacacagtgtctatgcttaaggcacaactctcctaaacacgagagtcaagtatacaactttagaacactttcccaccaggagactcgaaccctagccagcacagaagccttccagcaactggcataacaggtacgccttaaccctcttcaccacctgctcagacccttaaaagagatggtaatttcggagtatttaaataccacaaagatcaccagctcccaagagcactagagcaagtgaggggtcatttagacgttaatttcatcaagtccctgttaatatgggaagacacagtgtctatgcttaaggcacaactctcctaaacacgagagtcaagtatacaactttagaacactttcccaccaggagactcgaaccctagccagcacagaagccttccagcaactggcataacaggtacgccttaaccctcttcaccacctgctcagacccttaaaagagatggtaatttcggagtatttaaataccacaaagatcaccagctcccaagagcactagagcaagtgaggggtcatttagacgttaatttcatcaagtccctgttaatatgggaagacacagtgtctatgcttaaggcacaactctcctaaacacgagagtcaagtatacaactttagaacactttcccaccaggagactcgaaccctagccagcacagaagccttccagcaactggcataacaggtacgccttaaccctcttcaccacctgctcagacccttaaaagagatggtaatgacccctcacttgctctagtgctcttgggagctggtgatctttgtggtatttaaatactccgaaattaccatctcttttaagggtctgagcaggtggtgaagagggttaaggcgtacctgttatgccagttgctggaaggcttctgtgctggctagggttcgagtctcctggtgggaaagtgttctaaagttgtatacttgactctcgtgtttaggagagttgtgccttaagcatagacactgtgtcttcccatattaacagggacttgatgaaattaacgtctaaatgacccctcacttgctctagtgctcttgggagctggtgatctttgtggtatttaaatactccgaaattaccatctcttttaagggtctgagcaggtggtgaagagggttaaggcgtacctgttatgccagttgctggaaggcttctgtgctggctagggttcgagtctcctggtgggaaagtgttctaaagttgtatacttgactctcgtgtttaggagagttgtgccttaagcatagacactgtgtcttcccatattaacagggacttgatgaaattaacgtctaaatgacccctcacttgctctagtgctcttgggagctggtgatctttgtggtatttaaatactccgaaattaccatctcttttaagggtctgagcaggtggtgaagagggttaaggcgtacctgttatgccagttgctggaaggcttctgtgctggctagggttcgagtctcctggtgggaaagtgttctaaagttgtatacttgactctcgtgtttaggagagttgtgccttaagcatagacactgtgtcttcccatattaacagggacttgatgaaattaacgtctaaatgacccctcacttgctctagtgctcttgggagctggtgatctttgtggtatttaaatactccgaaattaccatctcttttaagggtctgagcaggtggtgaagagggttaaggcgtacctgtta includes:
- the LOC138365150 gene encoding uncharacterized protein; protein product: MTSEKRYAVVGFNDRSVGIISTTWIEKSDDEKILCWWPQSRHTVSAQKHEKPDTTNWRVHVVSTILSTTDDFDVAKRRCLAAEDTSNVETEDDMGYPRQRKRKPCFKYEEENSENNKRNHHSSQSKKKCSPSSYENTPSKEISPPQIPYYSGILSECKD